One Nicotiana tomentosiformis chromosome 1, ASM39032v3, whole genome shotgun sequence genomic window, ggggggggggggggtggaagAGGAAAGAGCTAGAGTTATCTTGTTTCTTCTGTTTAATTTTCAAATCTTAGTCCTTTATTATTGGATGCAATTGAGATTACTTAATCCAGATTCTTAAATAGAGCACTTTCCTTTGTTTAATGGAGTATATTTGATTCAGGGTGGAAAAAAATCATTACATTAATATAGAATATTGATGTTGTGAATGTAATGATTGGACAGAGCCCAGATGGAGATATCATTGACTGTGTCCACATCTCTCACCAGCCAGCTTTTGACCACCCATTCCTCAAAGATCACAAAATCCAGGTTCCTATTTCTTACTCTTAAAAGAAAAACGAAAAGGACCAGTATTTTTCAGAATTCTTCTGTAACTTTATTTGCTACTTGAAAATAGTTGATAATAGTTTAATGGGTATTTTTGCAATGCTCAGATGAGGCCTAGCTATCATCCAGAAGGGCTTTACGACGAGAATAAGATGTCCGCCAGGTCTAAAGAAAGAACAAAACCATTAACTCAGTTGTGGCATATGAATGGAAGATGTCCCGAAGACGCGATTCCAGTAAGGAGAACAAAGAAAGAGGATGTTTTAAGGGCGAGTTCAGTGAAAAGATATGGAAAGAAGAAGCATAGGAACATTCCTAAGCCCAGGTCCACAGATCCTGACTTCATCAATCAAAGCGGCCACCAGGTGCATAGTTTTACCATCATAAAGGACACGCATTGCTCGTATCCTTAAAAAATGCCGCGTGGTGTGTCGGATTCTCCAAAAGTTACtcatttttggaggatccaacAGGGTTGCAGCAGCATTTTGAAGGATCCGAGCAATATAATAAAGGACTGACAAATATATGAATCCATGATTACTTTTTCTATGCACACATGTTTTTTGGACTTTGTTAATTCTGATTGAGTTTTATGGATGATCAGCATGCAATAGCTTATGTTGAAGGTGACAAGTATTATGGAGCAAAGGCAACTATTAATGTTTGGGAACCTAAAATACAGCAGTCAAATGAGTTCAGCTTGTCTCAGATTTGGTTACTTGGTGGTTCTTTTGGTCAAGATTTGAACAGCATTGAAGCAGGTTGGCAGGTACTTTTGCTTTGATACAGGTTGAGCTGTAGTAGATAATAACAAAATTGAAGTACTAATGCTGTAAAATAGTATGCCTAATTATGAGTCTAATAGAAGTATGCGCATAATCTCAGGTTAGCCCGAACCTCTATGGTGACAATAACACGAGACTGTTCACTTACTGGACTGTAAGATTCTTAACAAATTACTGATGCTCTGCTTCTTTTTGAAATTAGTTTGGCCTTTTCAGCACAGTGCTGCTGCTAATTTTTGAATGCCTTGTTATAACTATTTGCAGAGTGATGCATATCAAGCCACTGGCTGCTACAACCTCCTCTGCTCGGGTTTCATTCAAATCAACAGTGAAATAGCTATGGGAGCTAGCATCTCACCTGTTTCTGCCTTAAGAAATTCCCAATATGATATAAGTATTCTTATCTGGAAGGTAAATCCACTTTCAGACTTCTATGCCCTTTTTGCCCATTGCCAAGTTGTGGCTGCAGCAGCTAGCACATCAAATAAAGTGAATAATAACTCAAAAATGATGCTATAAAGATTCATATGATCGTTATGTGGTAAAAGTGGCTgataaatttatttaaaataactgtTTGATAGAAAGGAGTCTTTTTGTTTAGAAAACTAAACTCACTTCTTTTTTCTCAGTAACTGTTGAAGGGACTCTTCATAGGCGCGTTGGGATATACACTATTTGCAAATGTTGAATTAGTTGCAAATTAGTTGTTTTACAATTCTGTCTTGCTTGAGGAGTAtttcaagtgaaatattaggttcTCACTCACAAAATCTCAAACCTTTTATCAAAGTGAAATACAACTTGACTTCCAAATACGTATTTTCAACATCAACTTCAGGCACTCGTTTTGTCAACTTCAACCAAATATTGTCTAAACAGGGCTTTGTCAGTTGTGAATTATTGTCACAATTGCATTGTGCTGCACCAAGTTGTTAAAGCACCATTAATAACTCCatagttttcttttgctatatTTTGATTTTGTCTGTAaagcctttttttttttcatCCGTTCTCCAGCCGAGTGTCTATAGGAAACAACCTCTGTGCCCTTCCAGGGTATGGGTATGGCTGCGTACATcataccctccccagaccccacttgtgagaaaTTACTGGGCTTGTTGTTGTTTGTCTGTAAAGCCATTTTATATCTGGAATATCTGTTTGTAGGATACAAAAGAAGGGCATTGGTGGATGCAGTTTGGGAATGATTATGTCTTAGGGTATTGGCCATCATTCTTGTTCTCCTACTTAGCAGACAGTGCTTCAATGATTGAATGGGGTGGGGAGGTGGTGAATTCAGAACCAGATGGTCAACATACTGCAACACAAATGGGCAGTGGTCATTTCCCTGAAGAAGGTTTTGGCAAGTCAAGTTATTTCAGGAACATTCAAGTGGTTGATAGCTCCAACAATCTTAAGTCTCCCAAGAGTCTTGGCTCCTTTACAGACCAATCCAACTGCTATGATGTTCAAACAGGAGATAATGATGATTGGGGTCATTACTTTTACTATGGAGGCCCTGGTAGAAACCCCAATTGCCCATGAAGTTTAAAATCCCACCCTGTAAATTATAGTATAGTCTAATGCTTTATCTTTCTCTTTCATTTGTATACCCTATCTTGATTCTCATTTTTTAGGTTTGATTTGGTGAGTGTGAACCTTTTCTGTAGTGGGAAGTTGACATTTTTAAAGGTTCTCTCCATGTTAGTGAATGGGGGAAGTGGCCTGGTTTCTCAAAATGCTAGAAAGAAACAAAGGCCTTTTGTCATcttcttgtattttattttttgtatactCCATACTTGGGAGTATCTAGTATAATGGATTGTGAATTGTATAGcctgtttgaccaaacttttttTTTGGGACAAAATGCTTTTTTTGGttaagtatttttttcaaaaaaattgaagtgtttggccaagcacTTTTTTTAAAACgtaattttgagaaaaatatacttagaaacagtttttaaaagcttggtcaaacactaattactgctcaaaagtattttttaaattaattagccaaacacaaattgtttttaaatatttttttgaaaagtatttttaaaatcaAGAAGTGGTTAACTGTGGGAAAAAATCTTGAAAAGGGGCATTTTGAAAGGGGCATTTTGGAAAGAGCAAAATGTGCTGCAATGAATGACATTACTTTTTAGATTTGACTAATGCACTGTGGCAACGTAAGATAATTTTATTATCAGTGCATTTTAGTCCTTTTTAGTAAATTACCATCTTATTTTgtaagttattattattactgatgattaaataaattcttTTATACCGGAAATtatataaaagttaaaattaATCATATTGGGCCGTTAACTTGTATTAAGAACTCCCACCGTCCCCACCATTACAACTGCCATGTGCTAACACATAATTGAGCATCTAGCAAGTTGGGCATCCTGACTCTGACGATCTTCTTAGATCCTTGTCATATTTCATTCTGTATAGGTGAGGGTTTTGAAAAAGTTGTAATTTTTGAGTTCTCTGTGGGGATgctttcttttgttctttgtgcTATGTATCATTACC contains:
- the LOC104109799 gene encoding protein neprosin-like, which codes for MATAVHFSSCRRRRRGAVRVTLFLLYFWGSLISLSCAGRLSSVARQKLEVEKHLKRLNKPPIKSIQSPDGDIIDCVHISHQPAFDHPFLKDHKIQMRPSYHPEGLYDENKMSARSKERTKPLTQLWHMNGRCPEDAIPVRRTKKEDVLRASSVKRYGKKKHRNIPKPRSTDPDFINQSGHQHAIAYVEGDKYYGAKATINVWEPKIQQSNEFSLSQIWLLGGSFGQDLNSIEAGWQVSPNLYGDNNTRLFTYWTSDAYQATGCYNLLCSGFIQINSEIAMGASISPVSALRNSQYDISILIWKDTKEGHWWMQFGNDYVLGYWPSFLFSYLADSASMIEWGGEVVNSEPDGQHTATQMGSGHFPEEGFGKSSYFRNIQVVDSSNNLKSPKSLGSFTDQSNCYDVQTGDNDDWGHYFYYGGPGRNPNCP